One window of Treponema denticola genomic DNA carries:
- the nusB gene encoding transcription antitermination factor NusB: MSVGRRRGRILAFQALVAWDVGGAVLDDLLTFPWQQTEKLESELEADYLFPKMMVLGTIENITEIDKVIQENLDNWVIDRLNSVDKAILRLSVYSLIYQKDTPPPIVIDEAINLAKDFGTDDSYKFVNAVLDSIKNKS; this comes from the coding sequence ATGAGTGTAGGAAGACGCAGAGGACGGATTCTCGCTTTTCAAGCCCTTGTTGCTTGGGATGTTGGAGGAGCCGTCCTTGACGATTTATTGACATTTCCTTGGCAGCAAACCGAGAAATTAGAATCCGAGCTTGAAGCCGATTATCTCTTTCCTAAGATGATGGTCTTGGGTACAATCGAAAATATAACCGAAATAGACAAGGTAATTCAGGAAAATCTGGATAACTGGGTTATAGATCGGCTTAATTCGGTTGATAAGGCGATTTTAAGATTGAGTGTCTATTCTCTTATATATCAAAAAGATACCCCTCCGCCCATTGTAATAGATGAGGCTATAAATTTGGCCAAAGATTTCGGTACCGATGATTCTTATAAATTTGTAAATGCGGTACTTG